The window TGGTCTCCAGTTAGCCGGGCAAAGTCCGCCAGTTTGAAGAGCTTGAAGCACACGCAACGTTTCGTCTACGTCACGACCAATATTGTTATGGAATACTGTTTGGTATTGAAGTTCACCTTCAGGGTTGATGATGAATAGGCCGCGTAGTGCAACACCTTCTTCTTCAATTAAAACACCGTAGTCACGTGATACTTGGTGGTTTGTATCTGCCGCAAGTGGGTATTTCAACTGCTCAAGACCATTATCTTTACGGTCTGTGTTGATCCATGCAAGGTGAGTGTGAATTGTATCTGTAGAAAGACCGATAATTTCTGCATCTAGGTCTTCGAATTCATCATAACGGTCAGACATTGCTGTGATTTCTGTCGGACATACAAATGTAAAGTCCATTGGATAGAAGAATAATACTGTCCATTTATCGTTTTTCATATTTTCTTGAAGACTTACTTTACCAAAAGACTTATCTGCTAGCACTGCATCCAGTGTGAAATCTGGTGCTTGCTTACCTACCATACGATTATTCATTAAATAACCCCTCCACTAATTCTTTTGTGTCAGAATATCTCTCCTGCACAATCCTTATCAAGGATAACAAAAAAACAGCCCCAATTCAAACGGAGCGCACTGTTCACACAGCGCCCCATTCAATATGTGGCAATTTCATGACGGATATTCAGTCATTATGTTTATACTCTTCCCTATTAAGGGAAAAGGGGTGTAAGTGTCATTTACAGTTGGAAGGTTTCGACGGTCTCGCCAGGCAAAATTCACAGTTAGGATCATTGCAAGAACTCTCACGCCATTCATCGCATGACGGGCAAAATATAGAATCATGTTCGTCATTATAATCCAATGGATCCAAACAAACTTTGCAGTGATTGGGCAGTTCATGCAGCTCTTTTATTTTTCCATTTTTCATTAAAAAAATGCCTTCGATTTCTTTTTTACCTACTCTTGAATTATCAATCAGTTCCCAACTAAGCCCGAGGTCTTCCATTGTCCATTTACGGTCATCTGGGTCCAAATAGAAAACTTTCTTTTTTCCCAATCAAAGCCCTCCTTTATTCGCTATATTGTACCATGAAAAGCCAAAATTTCAATCGCCGAAGGATGAATGAAAATGCAGAAAACTATTTCGATTACTGAGCTGGATATTCTTCATTCGCATATGTCATTCACTTTACCTTTAAGATATGACAGCAGAAGAAAAGATGCCCTTGCGCAAACATTCAAGAAAAATAAGTATTCTTTTTTCCGGATAGATGAACTTGCCGCAGAAAGTAAAAGTAACGGCAATGAAATCACTGTTAATGGAAAAGAACTTGAACAATATTTTCTGCCCTATATTGAAAACAAACTTTTTCCTGCAGCGTTAAATGAAAAAGGATTTCACAGATTTACAAAGGCAATCCAAGAACAATTTGAATATAAACTTAGAAATACAACTCTATCCTTCATTATACAGAGTGTAGATATAATACTCGGTCCCTTTGATATTGTCTTTTTGACAGTCAAAGTTCAATTAGATAATCAAAGGACTGAACTAGCAGATGTTCTTGATTTCATGCACCATTTTAGAGCAGTCGAGCCTAAATTGGAAGAGGAGCAAGGAATGATAATTGTCTCTTTGGAAAGTGGAGAGCACTTGACTGTTCAAAACTTATTATTTGAATATCTTTGTCCTTTTTTGAAAGAGTATATTTTGCACGATGATAAGTTGGGCGGCTCTTTCGGCTCTTTGCCTTACTATGAAGACGAAAGAATGTATGTCACCGCCTTTCTCTTCAGCCGGGAAGGTTCCCTTATTACAGATGACCAATTGTACAGGATGGGTGCTTTGGATGGCAAATTACCAAATGGAGAACTATTCATATCGGCTACTAATCCTGATTACGTCCGACGCTCACTAAAGCAATCACTTCACGATAGATGGGCACCCGACACATATTCCATAACAACGATACATGCATTTATAACGGTAACAAACCGACCTCCTGCGGAAATGTCCAAAGAACTTTCACATTACTTAGGAACCCATTACTATAACTTCCTTTTACATTACTTTTATAAAATTATGTTGTTACGGGTCTCTTTCGAATATAGTCAAATCGAATGGAAAAAAGACGAGGAATATGTAAAATCGCTTATCAAATTCATTACGCTATTTTCATCGGGCTACTATTCCCAAGAAGTGAGTACACGTTCGGAAGGTAAAGAACTAACGCAAATGTTTCAGCAGGCATTCAATATCGATGGACTTTTCAAAGAAGTAAACAATACTTTGCATGAACTATATAAAAGTCAAGAAAACAATGCTTCCGATAAGATGAATACACTTCTATTCATTCTTACTATTTTCACTGTTATTTCTGGAATTTACGGCATGAACCTCGTTATTCAGGACTGGGAATCCCCCTCTGCCTGGCGAGAAGTTTCCACCTACACATTCTTTGAATGGATATCCCTTATTACTGCGCTGAGTGGAATCGGCCTTTCTGCTTATTTGGTTGCCACCACATTCGGGAAGATGTTAGTGAGCAAACTGCGTCGAAAGAAATCAAATTCCAGCATGTAAAAATGACCGGACCCTCTTTTTTAAAATTAGAGGCTAATCCGGTTTTATTTTTTTAAAAATTGTTCTTGATTTTTGGAGGGTATTTTGTATAATAAGAAGGGTTTTCAGTAAACTTCAAGTATAGTATTACTAAACTCCATTACGATTGGGGAGGGATGTCCATGGAGATTGGAAGTAAGATTAAAAGCCTTCGTTTAAAAAAAGGGCTCACACAGGAGGAGCTTGGAGAGCGGACAGATTTAACGAAAGGGCATATTTCACAGTTGGAACGAAATTTGAATTCCCCTTCAATTGAAACACTTTTTGCATTATTGGAAGTGTTAGGAACGACACCAAAAGAATTTTTTGACGAACCTAAAAAAAATGTAGAAATAGTGTACTCGACTGATGACCAGACAATCTATACGGATGATGAGATGAAATATAGCATCCGTTGGTTAGTGCCCCGATCCAATGAAAATGATATGGAACCTGTTCATATTACATTTCACGAACAAGGCGAATTTAAAAAGTTTGAGCCCTCTCTTGCAGAGACATTCATCTATGTTTTAAAAGGAAAAATTGCAATTGCAATCGGCGATACTCAACATTTCGCTTCACGAGGAGACGCAGTCTATTATGATGCTTCCGAGCCTCACTGTTTATCAAACGCACGCAATGGAATAAGCGAAATTCTACTTGTTGCCACAGAATCTTACTTATAAAGAAAAGGAGTGTCAGTATGACAACTCAGCCGATTATTCGCTTTGAAAATGTTACAAAAAAATATAACAATGATACGACTGTACTGAATGGTGTTTCTTTTGAAATGGAACGCGGTAAATTTTACACATTACTTGGTCCTTCAGGATGCGGTAAAACGACCATCCTTCGTCTCATCGCCGGTTTTATTGAACCGACGGACGGCACAATTTTCTTTAATGGAAAAAAAATTAATAATGTGCCTGCCAATGAACGCCAAGTTAACACAGTTTTTCAAGACTATGCGTTATTTCCACATTTAAATGTCTTTGAAAATGTTGCATTCGGCTTGCGTATAAAAAAGGTAAAACAAGACGAAGTCAAGCGCCGAGTCATTGAAGCATTGAAGTTCGTCAATCTTGAAGGATACGAAACACGGGAGATTTCAGAAATGTCGGGTGGTCAGCGTCAACGAGTCGCCATTGCACGCGCCATTATCAATGATCCGGAAATCATTTTGCTCGACGAACCGCTTTCAGCACTCGATTTGAAATTGCGTTCCGAAATGCAATACGAGCTACGGGAATTACAACAGCGCCTTGGCAAAACATTTGTTTTTGTCACACACGACCAAGAAGAAGCGCTTGCAATGTCTGATGAAATTTTCGTTATGAACACTGGAGAGATCCAGCAATCAGGCACTCCACTGGATATCTATGACGAACCTATCAACCGTTTTGTCGCTGATTTCATCGGTGAATCCAATATCGTTCCAGGCATGATGATTGAAGACTTTGTTGTCCAATTTACTGGAAAAACATTCGAATGCGTTGACAAAGGCCTAAATCCTAATGAGAAAGTCGATGTCGTCATCCGTCCTGAAGATTTAGAACTTACAACAGTCGATAAAGGAAAATTGAACGTTACTGTTGATACTCAATTATTCCGCGGCGTTCATTATGAGTTATCCACTTACGATACAGATGGAAATGAATGGCTTGTTCATTCAACTAAAAAAGCAGAAGTCGGTGTAACAGTTGGACTTGATTTTAATCCAGAAGACATTCACGTTATGCGCTTGAACGAATCTGAAGAAGAATTCGATGCTAGACTTGAAGCCTATGGGGTAATGGATTATGAACAATAAACCGCTGCGCCCGCTGTACACGATTCCTTATGCGGCTTGGATTCTTCTCTTTGTTATCGCGCCGATTGCACTTATCATTTACTATTCATTTTTCGACTTGGCAGGACATTTCACTTTTGACAACTATAAAAACTTTTTCTCTTCTGTCTATTTGAAACTGACAATCAGTTCATTCTGGTATGCATTTCTTATTACGTTGTTCACGTTACTGTTTTCGTATCCGACCGCCTATTTCCTGACGAAAACGAAGCATAAGCAACTTTGGCTCTTGCTCATTATTATTCCGTCTTGGATTAACCTCCTTCTAAAAACGTATGCATTCATCGGACTTTTTGGTCTCTATGGTCCAATCAATGCGTTGTTGGAAACGATGGGGATTGGCAAGCAGCAAATTCTTTTCACCGATTTCAGTTTTGTTTTCGTGTCTGTTTACATTTTCATCCCGTTCATGATTTTGCCGATTTTCAATTCACTTGACAAGTTGAATCCGGCTCTTATAGACGCTTCACGTGACTTAGGAGCAAATTCGTGGACAACTTTCAGGCGCGTCATTTGGCCTTTAACATTAAACGGCGTGAAATCAGGCATCCAAGTTGTTTTCATCCCTGCCCTATCGTTATTCATGATTACTCGACTTATTGCGGGAAACAAAGTCATCACTCTTGGGACTGCAATTGAACAGCAATTCCTTGTCACCCAGAACTGGGGAATGGGTTCGACGATTGCCGTCTTCCTAATTTTATTTATGTTTATCATCATGTTAATCACAAGTAGCAATGATAGGGGGACGACAATCAATGGAAAAATTAAGTAAGCTTCCAAAACTCTATTTGGTCGTCGTGTTCATTATCTTATACGCTCCCATTTTCTACCTGATTTTTTACTCGTTCAATTCAGGCG of the Sporosarcina sp. FSL K6-1508 genome contains:
- a CDS encoding peroxiredoxin; this translates as MNNRMVGKQAPDFTLDAVLADKSFGKVSLQENMKNDKWTVLFFYPMDFTFVCPTEITAMSDRYDEFEDLDAEIIGLSTDTIHTHLAWINTDRKDNGLEQLKYPLAADTNHQVSRDYGVLIEEEGVALRGLFIINPEGELQYQTVFHNNIGRDVDETLRVLQALQTGGLCPANWRPGQKTL
- a CDS encoding helix-turn-helix domain-containing protein is translated as MEIGSKIKSLRLKKGLTQEELGERTDLTKGHISQLERNLNSPSIETLFALLEVLGTTPKEFFDEPKKNVEIVYSTDDQTIYTDDEMKYSIRWLVPRSNENDMEPVHITFHEQGEFKKFEPSLAETFIYVLKGKIAIAIGDTQHFASRGDAVYYDASEPHCLSNARNGISEILLVATESYL
- a CDS encoding ABC transporter ATP-binding protein, whose product is MTTQPIIRFENVTKKYNNDTTVLNGVSFEMERGKFYTLLGPSGCGKTTILRLIAGFIEPTDGTIFFNGKKINNVPANERQVNTVFQDYALFPHLNVFENVAFGLRIKKVKQDEVKRRVIEALKFVNLEGYETREISEMSGGQRQRVAIARAIINDPEIILLDEPLSALDLKLRSEMQYELRELQQRLGKTFVFVTHDQEEALAMSDEIFVMNTGEIQQSGTPLDIYDEPINRFVADFIGESNIVPGMMIEDFVVQFTGKTFECVDKGLNPNEKVDVVIRPEDLELTTVDKGKLNVTVDTQLFRGVHYELSTYDTDGNEWLVHSTKKAEVGVTVGLDFNPEDIHVMRLNESEEEFDARLEAYGVMDYEQ
- a CDS encoding ABC transporter permease, which codes for MNNKPLRPLYTIPYAAWILLFVIAPIALIIYYSFFDLAGHFTFDNYKNFFSSVYLKLTISSFWYAFLITLFTLLFSYPTAYFLTKTKHKQLWLLLIIIPSWINLLLKTYAFIGLFGLYGPINALLETMGIGKQQILFTDFSFVFVSVYIFIPFMILPIFNSLDKLNPALIDASRDLGANSWTTFRRVIWPLTLNGVKSGIQVVFIPALSLFMITRLIAGNKVITLGTAIEQQFLVTQNWGMGSTIAVFLILFMFIIMLITSSNDRGTTINGKIK